Proteins encoded by one window of Camelus dromedarius isolate mCamDro1 chromosome 27, mCamDro1.pat, whole genome shotgun sequence:
- the STC2 gene encoding stanniocalcin-2, whose translation MCVERLGHFVTLALVLATFDLARGTDATNPPEGPQDRGSQQKGRLSLQNTAEIQHCLVNAGDVGCGVFECFENNSCEIRGLHGICMTFLHNAGKFDAQGKSFIKDALKCKAHALRHRFSCISRKCPAIKEMVFQLQRECYLKHDLCSAAQENTQVMVEMIHFKDLLLHEPYVDLANLLLTCGEEVKEAITHSVQAQCEQSWGSLCSILSFCTSAIQRPPTVPPERQLQGDRAKPSRAHHGEAGHHLSEPSSRETGRGAKGERGSRSHPHAHARGRAAGHGAQGTSGSSEWEDDQSEYSDIRR comes from the exons ATGTGTGTCGAGCGGCTGGGGCACTTCGTGACCCTGGCTTTGGTGTTGGCCACCTTCGACCTGGCGCGAGGGACCGACGCCACCAACCCGCCCGAAGGTCCCCAAGACAGGGGCTCTCAGCAGAAAGGCCGTCTGTCCTTGCAGAACACAG CGGAAATCCAGCACTGTCTGGTGAACGCTGGCGATGTGGGGTGTGGCGTGTTTGAATGTTTCGAGAACAACTCTTGTGAGATTCGGGGCTTACATGGGATTTGCATGACGTTTCTGCACAACGCTGGAAAATTTGATGCCCAG ggcaAGTCATTCATCAAAGATGCCTTGAAGTGTAAGGCTCACGCTCTGCGGCACAGATTCAGCTGCATAAGCCGGAAGTGTCCAGCCATCAAGGAGATGGTGTTCCAGCTACAGCGGGAGTGCTACCTCAAACACGACCTGTGCTCTGCCGCCCAGGAGAACACGCAGGTGATGGTGGAGATGATTCACTTCAAGGACTTACTGCTGCACGA ACCTTACGTGGACCTGGCGAACCTGCTGCTGACCTGCGGCGAGGAGGTGAAGGAGGCCATCACCCACAGCGTCCAGGCTCAGTGCGAGCAGAGCTGGGGCAGCCTGTGCTCCATCTTGAGCTTCTGCACCTCGGCCATCCAGAGGCCCCCCACGGTGCCTCCTGAGCGCCAGCTCCAGGGGGACAGAGCCAAGCCTTCCAGGGCCCACCACGGGGAAGCGGGTCACCACCTCTCGGAGCCCAGCAGTCGAGAGACAGGCCGAGGTGCCAAGGGCGAGCGAGGTAGCAGGAGCCATCCACACGCCCACGCCCGGGGCAGAGCTGCGGGCCACGGGGCCCAGGGAACTTCTGGAAGCAGCGAGTGGGAGGATGATCAGTCTGAGTATTCCGACATCCGGAGGTGA